The Solibacillus sp. FSL W7-1436 genome window below encodes:
- a CDS encoding NeuD/PglB/VioB family sugar acetyltransferase: MNNNDIYIIGAGTYGEVMYELAVCMKLNVIGFFDEDVAKHGKYLMGREILGSFSSLDSSTIKNKSFIVAVGNNKSRLSIMESIMENNGNIPTLIHPSANISPSTEIGKGVYIHANVTVWTKASIGDYSILSPNVVIAHHTKVGKACLISTLSSIGASIELGNNVFVGMGSTIMTGISNIGDNTIIGAGAVLVKNAEQDSVYAGVPARKIRKINKN; the protein is encoded by the coding sequence ATGAATAATAATGATATTTACATTATTGGTGCAGGAACATATGGAGAAGTAATGTATGAACTAGCAGTATGTATGAAGTTAAATGTTATAGGTTTCTTTGATGAAGATGTGGCTAAACACGGTAAATATTTAATGGGTAGGGAAATTTTAGGTAGTTTTTCATCACTTGACAGTTCTACTATCAAAAATAAAAGTTTTATAGTCGCTGTGGGAAATAATAAATCTAGATTAAGTATTATGGAAAGTATAATGGAAAATAACGGTAACATCCCTACTTTAATTCATCCAAGTGCTAATATCAGTCCAAGTACAGAAATTGGAAAAGGTGTTTATATTCATGCTAACGTTACTGTCTGGACCAAAGCTAGCATTGGAGATTATTCAATTCTAAGCCCTAACGTCGTAATTGCGCATCATACAAAAGTAGGGAAAGCCTGTTTAATATCAACATTATCGAGTATAGGTGCATCTATCGAACTGGGGAATAATGTTTTTGTAGGGATGGGGAGTACTATTATGACTGGTATTTCAAATATAGGCGATAATACTATAATTGGCGCTGGAGCAGTATTAGTGAAGAATGCAGAACAAGATAGTGTTTATGCAGGTGTGCCAGCAAGAAAGATAAGAAAGATAAATAAGAATTAA
- a CDS encoding glycosyltransferase family 4 protein encodes MNILFLSIGRLNSILDKGIYSDLLREFRNQGHEVYIVTPLEKRTNKETSYFVEDDVHYLKVKIGNITKTNLIEKGVSTLRIETLFLKAIKKNMSNVKFDLILYSTPPITFEKVIRYIKNRDNAKSYLLLKDIFPQNAVDLKIFSETSIINKYFRYKEKKLYLNSDFIGCMSPANVKFIVKNNTFLKSEKIEVCPNSIEPLEIKYSYEKKKEIRKKFNIPLDKTIFIYGGNLGKPQGIDYLIECLETNRNNKDVYFIIAGSGTEYNKLNEFFVKNNINNAQLFKQLPKEEYEILANSCDVGLIFLDNRFTIPNFPSRLLSYMQASMPVLAATDINTDIGEIIEQGEFGYWCESKDVKDFNKKLLKFTDETDRNRMGSNARLYLENNYTAKHSYEIIMKHFT; translated from the coding sequence ATGAATATATTATTTCTATCAATTGGAAGATTGAATAGCATTTTAGATAAGGGTATTTATTCTGACCTTCTTAGAGAATTTAGGAATCAAGGTCATGAAGTTTATATTGTAACTCCTCTGGAAAAAAGAACTAACAAAGAAACAAGTTATTTTGTAGAAGATGATGTTCACTATTTAAAGGTTAAAATAGGGAATATCACAAAAACTAATCTAATTGAAAAAGGAGTATCTACTTTACGAATAGAAACTCTTTTTTTAAAGGCAATTAAAAAGAATATGAGCAATGTTAAATTTGATTTGATTCTTTATTCTACGCCACCAATTACATTTGAAAAAGTTATTAGATATATTAAAAATCGGGATAATGCAAAATCTTATTTATTATTGAAAGACATATTCCCTCAAAATGCTGTTGATTTAAAAATATTTTCTGAAACAAGTATTATTAATAAATACTTTAGATATAAAGAAAAGAAATTATATCTCAATTCAGATTTTATAGGTTGTATGTCCCCGGCAAATGTAAAATTTATAGTTAAAAATAATACTTTTTTAAAATCAGAGAAAATTGAAGTTTGCCCTAATTCTATAGAACCCTTAGAAATAAAATATAGTTACGAAAAGAAAAAGGAAATTCGCAAAAAATTTAATATACCATTAGATAAAACAATATTTATTTATGGTGGAAATTTAGGCAAGCCTCAGGGAATAGATTATTTAATAGAATGTTTAGAAACTAATCGTAATAATAAAGATGTCTATTTTATTATTGCGGGGTCGGGTACTGAATATAATAAATTAAACGAATTCTTCGTGAAGAATAATATAAATAATGCTCAATTATTTAAACAATTACCTAAAGAAGAGTATGAAATTTTGGCTAATTCTTGTGATGTGGGTTTAATATTTTTAGATAACCGATTTACTATTCCTAACTTTCCATCACGATTATTATCATATATGCAGGCATCCATGCCGGTATTGGCTGCAACAGATATTAATACAGATATTGGAGAAATAATTGAACAAGGTGAATTTGGTTATTGGTGTGAAAGTAAGGACGTAAAGGATTTCAATAAGAAACTTTTAAAATTTACAGATGAGACAGATAGAAATAGAATGGGCTCAAATGCTAGACTATACTTAGAAAATAATTATACTGCAAAACATTCATATGAAATAATAATGAAACATTTCACTTAG
- a CDS encoding glycosyltransferase: protein MNEIMVTIRCLTYNHEKYIADAIESFLMQKVSFKYEIIIHDDASTDRTAEIIKEYEMKYPDIIKPIYQKVNQYSMGIKVSSFVRDKVRGKYIAVCEGDDYWIDPYKLQKQFEFMEEHLECSLCVHGGNVVSYNEKKVLYQNNAASNNRFFTVEEIIKGGGGLFLTNSMFYRSELDKQRPNFLLNSPVGDYPLTINLALQGKVYYITDIMAAYRTGDNNSWTAREASNKVKKIKHFDKINEMLEEINCYTNYKYSEAIRYTKNLNHFGILIEQRLFKEIKLGEMKEFYENLSVKNKISIYINQYFPVIFKILKLIQRKLT, encoded by the coding sequence TTGAACGAGATAATGGTAACAATCAGATGTTTAACATATAACCATGAAAAGTATATAGCTGATGCTATTGAAAGTTTTTTGATGCAAAAAGTAAGTTTTAAATATGAAATAATTATTCATGATGATGCTTCAACAGATCGCACCGCAGAAATTATTAAAGAGTATGAAATGAAATATCCAGATATTATAAAACCAATCTATCAAAAGGTGAATCAATATTCCATGGGAATTAAAGTATCTTCTTTTGTTCGAGATAAAGTGAGAGGTAAATATATTGCTGTTTGTGAGGGAGATGATTATTGGATTGATCCATATAAATTACAAAAACAATTTGAATTCATGGAAGAGCATTTAGAATGTAGCTTATGCGTCCATGGTGGAAATGTTGTATCTTATAATGAGAAGAAAGTCTTATATCAAAATAATGCAGCTAGTAACAATCGTTTTTTCACTGTTGAAGAAATTATTAAAGGTGGTGGCGGGTTATTTTTAACAAATTCTATGTTCTATCGTAGCGAACTTGATAAACAAAGGCCAAATTTTTTACTAAATAGTCCAGTAGGAGATTATCCACTAACAATTAATTTAGCTCTGCAAGGAAAAGTATACTATATAACCGACATAATGGCAGCTTACCGCACTGGGGATAATAATTCATGGACAGCAAGAGAAGCTTCTAATAAAGTTAAAAAAATAAAGCATTTTGATAAAATTAACGAAATGCTAGAAGAAATCAATTGTTATACCAACTATAAGTATAGTGAGGCAATTCGTTATACAAAAAACTTAAATCATTTTGGAATATTAATCGAACAAAGGTTATTTAAGGAAATAAAGCTTGGAGAAATGAAAGAGTTTTATGAAAATTTGAGTGTTAAAAATAAAATTAGCATTTATATAAATCAGTATTTTCCAGTTATATTCAAGATTTTAAAACTAATTCAAAGGAAGTTGACTTAG
- the wecB gene encoding non-hydrolyzing UDP-N-acetylglucosamine 2-epimerase: protein MKKLKVMTVVGTRPEIIRLSAVINTLENSDAIEHILVHTGQNYDYELNEVFFNDFNLKKPDYFLNAATGTAIETVGNILIKIDPILEEVKPDAFLVLGDTNSCLCAIAAKRRQIPIFHMEAGNRCFDQRVPEETNRKIVDHIADINLTYSDIAREYLLREGLPADRIIKTGSPMLEVLNSRKEDIENSNILDRLNLEEGKYFLVSAHREENINSERNFMKLVESINTIAEKYGYPVVMSTHPRTRKMIEQKEILFNPLIYTLKPLGFNDYNKLQIKSKAVLSDSGTISEESSILGFPALNIREAHERPEAMEESSVMMVGVGSERILQGLAVLETQEIKTLKLVKDYSMPNVGAKILRIIISYTNYITGNTYKK from the coding sequence GTGAAAAAGTTAAAAGTAATGACAGTAGTAGGGACACGTCCAGAAATAATTCGTTTATCAGCAGTAATTAATACATTAGAAAATTCAGATGCAATCGAACATATTTTAGTTCATACAGGTCAAAATTATGATTACGAATTAAATGAAGTATTCTTTAATGATTTTAATTTAAAAAAACCTGATTATTTTTTAAATGCAGCAACAGGTACAGCAATTGAGACAGTGGGGAATATTTTAATTAAAATTGATCCTATTTTAGAAGAAGTTAAACCAGATGCATTTTTAGTGCTTGGAGATACGAATAGCTGTTTATGTGCAATTGCTGCAAAGCGTCGTCAAATTCCAATTTTCCATATGGAAGCAGGCAACCGTTGCTTCGATCAACGTGTTCCTGAAGAAACAAACCGTAAAATTGTTGACCATATTGCGGATATTAATTTAACATATAGTGACATCGCACGTGAATATTTGTTGCGTGAGGGATTACCAGCAGATCGTATAATAAAAACAGGCAGTCCTATGTTAGAAGTATTGAATTCTCGAAAAGAGGATATTGAAAATTCAAATATACTTGATCGTTTAAATTTAGAAGAAGGCAAATACTTCTTAGTATCCGCGCATCGTGAAGAAAATATTAATTCAGAGCGTAACTTCATGAAATTAGTAGAATCTATTAATACAATTGCAGAAAAATATGGATATCCAGTAGTCATGAGTACACATCCACGTACACGAAAAATGATTGAGCAAAAGGAAATTTTATTTAATCCATTAATATATACGCTAAAACCACTAGGATTCAATGATTATAATAAACTTCAAATTAAATCAAAAGCGGTATTAAGTGATAGTGGAACGATTAGTGAAGAATCTTCTATTTTAGGTTTCCCTGCATTAAATATTCGTGAAGCTCATGAGCGTCCTGAAGCGATGGAAGAGTCTTCTGTTATGATGGTAGGGGTAGGTTCAGAACGGATTTTACAAGGACTAGCTGTACTAGAAACACAAGAAATTAAAACCTTAAAGTTGGTTAAAGATTATTCGATGCCAAATGTGGGGGCTAAAATATTAAGAATAATTATAAGCTATACAAATTATATTACAGGAAACACATATAAAAAATAA
- a CDS encoding sugar transferase — protein sequence MQKSKGGFYSRFIKRPMDFLLALIALIVLSPILLIITILVRIKLGSPVLFIQERPGKDAKIFKMYKFRTMSDARDDKGKLLPNEIRLTKFGKMLRSTSLDELPGLINIIKGDMSIIGPRPLLIDYLPLYNEHQKKRHNVRPGLSGLAQVNGRNAITWEQKFDYDVRYIEEITFINDMKIIFNTILKVLKRADINSSDQVTMERFTGTKQQNY from the coding sequence ATGCAAAAATCTAAAGGTGGATTTTATAGCCGATTTATTAAAAGACCAATGGATTTTCTTCTTGCATTAATAGCTTTAATTGTTCTTAGCCCAATTCTATTAATTATTACAATACTAGTAAGAATAAAGTTGGGAAGTCCCGTTTTATTTATTCAAGAAAGACCTGGTAAAGATGCAAAAATTTTTAAAATGTATAAATTTAGAACAATGTCAGATGCAAGAGATGACAAAGGGAAACTATTACCGAATGAAATTAGATTAACAAAATTCGGTAAAATGTTGCGTTCCACTTCTTTAGATGAATTACCAGGACTAATCAACATTATTAAAGGTGATATGTCTATAATTGGCCCGCGTCCATTATTAATTGATTATTTACCTCTTTATAACGAACATCAGAAAAAAAGACATAATGTTCGTCCAGGATTATCTGGTCTTGCTCAAGTAAATGGTAGAAACGCTATTACATGGGAACAAAAGTTTGATTATGATGTGAGATATATTGAAGAAATCACTTTTATAAATGATATGAAAATAATTTTTAATACTATTTTAAAAGTATTAAAAAGAGCTGATATAAATAGTAGTGATCAGGTTACAATGGAAAGATTTACTGGTACCAAGCAACAGAATTATTAA
- a CDS encoding glycosyltransferase family 2 protein: MAKISVLMGVYNKSARLKESINSVLNQSFKDFELILINDGSSDHSGEICDIFAKKESRIKVYHQSNKGVSYTRNRAINLSNSEFISFLDADDTYESDFLEKMIKKINISDSDVCYCGHNYVSSRKTKARFNFKTGSILVDYLKNKCTPNTNSWLIRKAFIFKHNIKFQEDLNFGEDMLFFSEILLNSKNTVCVNEYLTNYFLNITNSLSENSIEKITLDLLWLNLLKEKVILNPNIHFSLKKKAILTINNYRIPGSIIYRFNKNFNELLKINLMEHYYLIHFKHLNNFSFVNGVRSLKLYYYKFKFIIKFYYHRFKEEI, translated from the coding sequence ATGGCTAAAATTTCAGTATTAATGGGTGTATATAATAAAAGTGCAAGATTAAAAGAAAGTATAAATAGTGTATTAAATCAATCTTTTAAAGACTTTGAGTTAATTTTAATTAACGATGGTTCAAGTGATCATAGCGGTGAAATTTGTGACATTTTTGCTAAAAAAGAATCAAGAATTAAGGTATATCATCAATCAAATAAAGGGGTTTCTTATACGAGAAACAGAGCAATAAATCTTTCTAATTCTGAATTCATATCTTTTTTAGATGCTGATGATACTTACGAATCTGATTTTTTAGAGAAAATGATTAAAAAAATAAATATATCAGATAGTGATGTCTGTTATTGTGGTCATAATTATGTGAGTTCAAGAAAAACAAAAGCAAGATTTAATTTTAAAACGGGAAGTATTTTAGTCGATTATTTGAAAAATAAATGTACACCTAATACTAACTCCTGGTTAATTAGAAAAGCTTTCATTTTTAAACATAATATTAAATTTCAAGAAGACTTAAATTTTGGGGAAGATATGTTATTTTTTTCAGAGATATTGCTGAATTCCAAAAATACTGTTTGTGTAAATGAATATTTAACTAATTATTTTTTAAATATTACTAATAGCTTAAGTGAAAATTCTATTGAAAAAATAACTTTAGATTTGTTGTGGTTAAATTTGCTTAAAGAAAAAGTGATTTTAAACCCAAATATACATTTTTCCTTAAAAAAAAAAGCTATATTAACTATTAATAATTACAGGATTCCAGGTAGTATAATTTATAGATTTAACAAGAACTTCAATGAGTTACTTAAAATTAATTTAATGGAGCACTATTACTTGATACATTTCAAACATTTAAATAATTTTAGTTTTGTGAACGGTGTAAGGAGTTTAAAATTATATTATTACAAATTTAAATTTATTATTAAGTTTTATTATCATCGTTTTAAAGAGGAGATTTAA
- a CDS encoding glycosyltransferase family 2 protein — MEELISIIIPVFKVEKYIRRCVDSIIKQSYKNIEIILVNDGSPDKCGEICDQYANEDKRVKVLHKKNGGLSEARNSGIEVATGKYVTFIDSDDWIHESYLNTLYSLIINHNGDISVCNLIEVINYHKDKMIENEKVNVYSNLEAIEQLTGSNYSQMVVACGKLYRKSLFDNINFPVNKIHEDEYTTYKLFYAAYKIVVTNSELYYYFQREGSITKSEFNIRNRIDAFEAVFNRAIFMEEIGLKNASSYTYRMSFWIYREIYNKSNKREKLDYTWFFKKEMQRLKRKIRRSDEKLLYKFFCELYFNNPNMSELMLKGVRKLKITMKL, encoded by the coding sequence ATGGAGGAACTTATTTCTATAATTATTCCTGTTTTTAAGGTAGAAAAATATATAAGAAGATGTGTGGATTCTATTATTAAGCAGAGTTATAAAAATATAGAAATTATATTAGTTAATGATGGTTCACCAGATAAATGCGGTGAAATTTGTGATCAATATGCTAACGAGGATAAGAGAGTAAAAGTTTTACATAAAAAAAATGGTGGTCTATCAGAGGCAAGGAATAGTGGGATAGAAGTTGCAACAGGTAAGTACGTAACATTTATTGATAGTGATGATTGGATACATGAAAGTTATTTAAATACTTTATATAGCTTAATAATTAATCACAATGGTGATATTTCCGTTTGTAATTTAATAGAAGTTATAAACTACCATAAAGATAAAATGATTGAAAATGAAAAGGTTAATGTATATTCAAATTTGGAAGCGATTGAGCAACTTACAGGAAGTAACTATAGTCAGATGGTGGTAGCATGTGGGAAATTATACCGAAAATCCCTATTCGATAATATTAATTTCCCAGTAAATAAAATACATGAAGATGAATATACAACGTATAAATTATTTTATGCAGCTTATAAAATAGTTGTTACTAATTCTGAACTATATTACTACTTCCAACGTGAAGGGAGTATTACAAAATCAGAATTTAACATTCGAAATAGAATTGATGCTTTTGAAGCCGTATTTAATAGAGCTATTTTTATGGAAGAAATAGGTTTAAAAAATGCAAGTAGCTATACTTATCGTATGTCTTTTTGGATATACAGAGAAATCTATAATAAATCAAATAAAAGAGAAAAATTAGATTATACTTGGTTCTTTAAAAAAGAGATGCAAAGGTTAAAAAGAAAAATAAGAAGAAGTGATGAAAAACTATTATATAAATTTTTTTGTGAATTATATTTCAATAATCCAAATATGTCGGAGTTAATGTTAAAAGGTGTTAGAAAACTAAAAATTACAATGAAATTATAA
- a CDS encoding EpsG family protein, with protein sequence MWVYLIVVFAIFVLMFFEKVSFDYRKKNLKKFNKNGFFFAACTILFIFSAFRYDVGWDYWAYYNTIKNDYVTNIISRNEYLTIFLVDLSKFIGITNIYFFINSLILMICIYLVIVKYSNNKWMSLIVFVTFPLFYLNSFSVIRIFTAIAITFYAFKYIMENKFWKYIFFVYIASLFHQTALIAILFYFIKYIKVKRSWVLFLVFISPFMGVILENIVNLYFPEYSVYLNETDSIEGTKAILVFLLMGILGFIYWDKLVYKDFSMEVMLKIFYFSLFIYIVFLENGTIGHRFSLYGTIFFILILPKFMSLIKKDEQFTLNLIIYPVFILFYIYIIYTGAVTYLPYDTIFNF encoded by the coding sequence ATGTGGGTTTATTTAATAGTTGTCTTTGCTATATTTGTGTTAATGTTTTTTGAAAAGGTATCTTTTGATTATAGAAAAAAAAATTTAAAAAAGTTTAACAAAAATGGTTTCTTTTTCGCTGCATGTACAATTCTTTTTATTTTTTCAGCCTTTCGTTATGATGTCGGTTGGGATTATTGGGCTTATTATAATACAATAAAAAATGATTATGTTACTAATATTATTTCTAGAAATGAATATTTAACTATTTTTTTGGTTGATTTATCTAAATTTATTGGAATAACAAATATTTATTTTTTTATAAACTCATTAATTTTAATGATATGCATTTATCTTGTGATTGTTAAATATAGTAATAATAAATGGATGAGTTTAATAGTATTTGTTACATTTCCATTATTTTATTTAAACTCTTTCAGTGTTATCAGAATATTTACAGCAATCGCTATTACATTTTATGCATTTAAATATATTATGGAAAATAAATTTTGGAAATACATTTTTTTTGTATATATAGCTAGTTTATTTCATCAAACAGCTCTAATAGCTATTTTATTTTATTTTATTAAATATATAAAAGTCAAAAGATCTTGGGTTTTATTCCTTGTATTTATATCTCCCTTTATGGGAGTTATATTAGAAAATATAGTTAATCTATATTTCCCGGAATATTCAGTTTATTTAAATGAAACAGATAGTATTGAAGGGACAAAAGCAATATTAGTTTTTCTTCTAATGGGAATTTTAGGATTTATATATTGGGATAAATTAGTATATAAAGATTTTTCAATGGAAGTTATGTTGAAGATATTTTACTTTAGCTTATTTATATATATAGTATTCTTAGAAAACGGTACTATTGGTCATAGATTTTCACTTTATGGTACAATCTTCTTCATTTTAATTCTCCCAAAATTTATGTCACTTATAAAAAAAGATGAACAGTTTACTTTAAATCTGATTATATATCCAGTATTTATTTTGTTTTATATTTATATTATTTATACAGGCGCAGTTACTTATCTGCCTTATGATACTATATTTAATTTTTAA
- a CDS encoding capsular polysaccharide biosynthesis protein CapF, producing MSIVITGANGFIGKNLVAHLKANNFENIVEVTRKTTEQQLITALKEAEFVFHLAGINRPIHESEFMEGNRDFTSKIVDTLKQYNSNCPILITSSTQAERENSYGESKRAGEEVVFDYKNETGTDVYVYRLPNVFGKWCKPNYNSAVATFCHNISRGLKIKVNDPSVVLNLVYIDDVIEEFTNTITGKPNKVNDFCEIPHLYSKQLGEIVELIYSFKSSRDERTIPTMTDPFTKALYSTYLSYLPEDEFSYPLKMNIDNRGSFTEFIRTADRGQVSINISKPGIIKGNHWHHTKNEKFLVVSGQGVIRFRKIDSTDIIEYYVSGEKLEVVDIPVGYTHNIENLGDNDMVTVMWVNEMFDPKQPDTMYLEV from the coding sequence ATGAGTATTGTTATTACAGGTGCAAATGGTTTTATAGGAAAGAACTTAGTAGCTCATTTAAAAGCAAATAACTTTGAAAATATTGTTGAAGTAACTAGAAAGACAACAGAGCAACAGTTAATAACCGCATTGAAAGAAGCTGAATTTGTTTTTCATTTAGCTGGTATCAACCGCCCAATACATGAATCAGAATTTATGGAAGGAAATCGTGATTTTACTTCTAAAATTGTTGATACTTTAAAGCAATACAACTCAAACTGTCCTATATTAATAACATCTTCTACTCAAGCAGAGCGTGAGAATTCTTATGGAGAAAGTAAACGTGCAGGTGAAGAGGTAGTTTTTGATTATAAAAATGAAACAGGTACTGATGTATATGTTTACCGACTACCAAATGTTTTTGGAAAATGGTGTAAACCGAACTATAATAGTGCTGTAGCAACTTTCTGTCACAATATTAGCAGAGGTTTAAAAATTAAAGTAAATGATCCCTCTGTTGTTTTAAACTTAGTATATATTGATGATGTAATTGAAGAGTTTACAAATACTATAACTGGCAAGCCAAATAAGGTAAATGATTTTTGTGAAATTCCTCATTTATATTCAAAGCAACTTGGAGAAATTGTAGAGTTAATTTATTCATTTAAAAGTAGTCGGGATGAACGTACAATCCCTACGATGACAGATCCGTTTACTAAAGCTCTATACAGTACTTATTTAAGTTATTTACCAGAAGATGAATTTAGTTACCCTTTAAAAATGAATATAGATAACCGGGGGTCATTTACCGAATTTATCCGTACTGCTGATCGAGGGCAAGTATCAATTAATATTTCTAAGCCAGGCATTATTAAAGGAAATCACTGGCACCATACTAAAAATGAGAAGTTTTTAGTTGTAAGTGGGCAAGGTGTGATTCGCTTCCGTAAAATTGACTCCACAGACATCATTGAATATTATGTGAGTGGAGAAAAGTTAGAAGTAGTAGATATTCCAGTAGGATATACTCATAATATAGAAAATTTAGGCGACAATGATATGGTTACTGTTATGTGGGTAAATGAAATGTTTGACCCAAAGCAACCAGATACGATGTACTTGGAGGTTTAA
- a CDS encoding polysaccharide biosynthesis protein has translation MFKDKILLITGGTGSFGNAVMKRFLNTDIKEIRIFSRDEKKQDDMRKKYNNDKLKFYLGDVRDINSVKNAIFDVDYVFHAAALKQVPSCEFFPMEAVKTNVIGTENVVNASIEAGVKKVICLSTDKAAYPINAMGISKAMMEKVFVAKSRTVNPEKTLICGTRYGNVMASRGSVIPLFIEQIKNGESLTITDPTMTRYLMSLEEAVELVVFAFQNAKAGDIMVQKSPASTIGDLAKALIELFEVDNKVRIIGTRHGEKLYETLLTREEYVVAEDMVGFYRVPADTRDLNYDKFFEEGDSKLSSTEEYNSHNTYRLSVEEVKGKLLELDYVRKELEAWKAK, from the coding sequence ATGTTTAAAGATAAGATTTTACTTATTACAGGTGGTACCGGGTCATTTGGTAATGCTGTAATGAAACGTTTTTTAAATACAGATATCAAAGAAATTCGTATCTTCTCACGTGATGAAAAAAAACAAGATGATATGCGAAAAAAATATAATAATGATAAATTAAAGTTTTATTTAGGAGATGTTCGGGATATTAACAGTGTGAAAAATGCAATCTTTGATGTTGATTATGTGTTCCATGCTGCAGCCCTTAAACAAGTTCCATCATGTGAATTTTTCCCTATGGAAGCCGTAAAAACAAATGTAATTGGGACAGAAAATGTAGTGAATGCATCCATAGAAGCGGGAGTAAAAAAGGTGATTTGCTTATCTACTGATAAAGCGGCATATCCAATTAATGCAATGGGTATTTCAAAAGCGATGATGGAAAAAGTCTTCGTGGCAAAATCTCGTACAGTGAATCCTGAAAAAACCTTGATTTGTGGTACACGTTATGGGAATGTAATGGCTTCTCGAGGTTCAGTAATTCCATTATTTATCGAGCAAATTAAAAATGGAGAGTCTTTGACAATTACAGACCCTACAATGACTCGATATCTAATGAGTTTGGAAGAAGCGGTAGAATTAGTAGTTTTCGCTTTCCAAAATGCGAAAGCAGGAGATATTATGGTTCAAAAATCACCAGCTTCAACAATTGGAGATCTAGCAAAGGCTCTAATAGAACTATTTGAAGTTGATAATAAAGTTCGCATAATTGGAACACGTCATGGAGAAAAATTATACGAAACTTTATTAACGCGTGAAGAATATGTTGTGGCAGAAGATATGGTTGGATTCTACAGAGTACCGGCAGATACAAGGGATTTAAATTATGATAAGTTTTTTGAAGAAGGGGATAGTAAGTTATCTTCTACAGAAGAATATAACTCACATAATACATACCGTTTATCAGTAGAGGAAGTAAAAGGTAAGCTCCTTGAATTAGACTATGTACGTAAAGAGTTGGAGGCTTGGAAAGCAAAATGA